A stretch of the Sulfuricurvum sp. genome encodes the following:
- a CDS encoding ABC transporter substrate-binding protein translates to MKNYYFILFFFITALYAQPPLEKVSVKLQWADQFQFAGYYVAKDKGFYKDAGLDVSIQKFDPKVLAIDEVMAGRSTYGIGRSSLLIDRMEGKDVVALAAIFQSSPFILLSKKSLDIKTPRDLIGKRVMMTRDFQDTISVRAMLNSQGIALNQLKFLDHSYNPMDIANGKTDVMACYISNEPYVLREKGIETNAINPEAYGFDFYSDILFTTGSEVHQHPKRVRAFVDATLKGWEYAFAHIPETAQLIKEHYDGQHKSKESLIYEGEVLKELAYRGNEPLGAMTLEKFRRISDIYKVMGLPQDEKRFEGFIYEDTTDQSIPLSVDERSFLHINTIRYTSTDTWPPFNFYSDHDDFNLQGIAVDFWKLIVKRTGMHTAYVSSPSWNWMLDAIKTKSADVALGTSLSSDKEPYALFSKPYASFPNVIVTNKTIDFIPGLEALNGKRVAIGQGYGISAIIAAHYPKITIVDVENTREGLKLLSSGRVDAVIDILPVIAYLINADHYLDLKISGTTQFNLDVRMMIRNDYPELKSIIDKAIDGISIAERQKIFNRYIAISYENRVDYSWVYRIAALATIIILIFLYRQYEMGKYNKRLLKIATTDPLTGLTNRIRLDEKLVECHQSYLRTQRTYAVMIIDLDNFKRVNDTYGHLVGDKTLVTFAQIIRNNVREMDLVGRWGGEEFMIICPETNINGADRLATKIQELINSYDFPHIHTLTCSFGLSECHKGDRVEDVVGRADDALYRAKEEGRNRIYQG, encoded by the coding sequence ATGAAGAATTATTACTTTATTTTATTTTTCTTTATCACTGCGCTGTATGCTCAGCCTCCATTGGAAAAGGTATCGGTTAAATTGCAATGGGCAGACCAGTTTCAATTTGCCGGCTATTATGTCGCAAAAGATAAAGGTTTTTATAAAGATGCCGGGTTGGATGTCTCAATCCAAAAATTCGATCCTAAAGTACTTGCTATTGATGAGGTAATGGCAGGGCGGAGTACGTACGGTATCGGTAGATCTTCACTGCTGATCGATCGGATGGAGGGGAAAGATGTGGTTGCTTTGGCCGCAATATTTCAAAGTTCCCCGTTTATTCTCCTTTCCAAGAAATCATTGGATATAAAAACTCCGCGTGATCTTATCGGTAAACGGGTCATGATGACACGGGATTTTCAAGATACCATCTCAGTACGAGCCATGCTCAACTCACAGGGAATAGCGCTAAATCAATTAAAATTTTTAGATCACAGCTATAACCCTATGGATATTGCGAACGGCAAAACCGATGTGATGGCATGCTATATCTCCAATGAACCGTATGTACTCAGGGAAAAAGGGATAGAGACCAACGCTATTAATCCGGAAGCGTACGGATTTGATTTTTACAGCGATATTTTATTTACGACGGGGTCTGAAGTTCATCAGCATCCAAAAAGAGTTCGTGCATTTGTCGACGCTACGCTCAAGGGTTGGGAATACGCATTTGCCCATATTCCCGAAACAGCACAGTTGATAAAAGAACATTACGACGGACAACATAAATCGAAAGAGAGTCTCATCTATGAAGGTGAAGTATTAAAAGAGCTTGCTTATCGGGGAAATGAGCCTCTAGGTGCAATGACGTTGGAAAAATTCCGTCGTATTTCAGATATTTATAAAGTGATGGGATTGCCTCAGGATGAAAAACGTTTTGAGGGATTTATTTATGAAGATACTACCGATCAATCTATTCCTTTGAGTGTGGATGAACGCTCTTTCTTACATATAAATACGATCCGTTATACCTCTACGGATACGTGGCCCCCATTTAATTTCTATTCGGATCATGATGATTTTAACCTTCAAGGTATAGCCGTTGATTTTTGGAAACTTATTGTAAAACGGACAGGTATGCATACCGCATATGTATCATCTCCCTCTTGGAACTGGATGCTTGATGCGATTAAAACAAAAAGTGCGGATGTTGCACTTGGCACTTCGCTCTCTTCCGACAAAGAGCCGTATGCCCTTTTTTCAAAACCGTATGCTTCTTTCCCTAATGTCATCGTGACCAATAAAACGATTGATTTTATCCCCGGATTGGAAGCGTTGAACGGAAAGCGGGTCGCGATCGGTCAAGGGTATGGCATCTCAGCTATTATTGCGGCGCATTATCCGAAAATTACGATTGTCGATGTTGAAAATACGCGTGAAGGATTAAAACTTTTGAGTTCCGGACGTGTTGACGCTGTTATTGATATTCTCCCGGTCATAGCCTATTTGATTAATGCCGACCATTATTTGGATCTCAAAATTTCAGGAACGACCCAATTTAATTTAGATGTTCGAATGATGATTCGCAATGATTATCCGGAACTCAAATCGATTATCGATAAAGCGATAGACGGGATCAGTATCGCCGAGCGGCAAAAGATTTTTAACCGCTATATTGCTATATCGTATGAAAATCGGGTTGATTACAGCTGGGTGTATCGGATCGCTGCATTAGCAACGATTATAATTTTGATTTTTTTGTATCGCCAATATGAAATGGGAAAATACAATAAGCGGCTTTTGAAAATAGCAACCACCGATCCGTTAACCGGACTTACAAATCGTATCCGGCTGGATGAAAAATTAGTGGAATGTCATCAATCGTATCTTCGGACGCAGCGGACATATGCCGTGATGATTATCGACTTGGACAATTTTAAACGGGTCAATGATACATACGGCCATTTGGTCGGTGATAAGACATTGGTCACTTTTGCACAGATAATACGGAACAATGTGCGTGAAATGGATCTTGTCGGTCGTTGGGGAGGGGAAGAATTTATGATCATTTGCCCGGAAACCAACATTAACGGAGCGGATCGTCTGGCGACAAAAATCCAGGAATTGATTAATTCGTATGATTTTCCTCATATTCATACGCTTACCTGTAGTTTTGGACTTAGTGAATGTCACAAAGGTGACCGTGTCGAAGATGTTGTCGGTCGAGCCGACGATGCTTTGTATCGTGCGAAAGAAGAGGGACGAAATCGGATTTATCAAGGCTGA
- a CDS encoding AAA family ATPase: MQTLIGQIDRIIYQNNGFFIAALKSGDKISAHYYESDVDHLVNAAVTLKGSWEEHRQYGRTFKAHSLIVNQNELFFFLNRVVKGFTKKLTAELIEKYGTDGLIDILDNDIERLMEIKGMNEKRLLKLSTGWKQFRSMRLLGEFLAPFGVTPALLRLIAGAMKEVKDPIEAIKNNPYGLMRINGIGFKKADEIALNMGLKTDDDRRIQAAMEYTLGEYCDQEGNSCIERDALFHKLDQLLSLGHHDRYDEALDDRLREGSITLLPSLKLSPTRIYEAEILLTNEFKRRGKSKNEPLTDDLETFLKSQSLTLGEQQYSALELINQGCGLIFLVGYAGTGKSTTAKALLDLLCTRYDPNLIMTCALSGIASQRIRERSGYQSATIQSLLVKFESQDTMPYKVILIDEASMINSLLFARLIAKVERDATVIIVGDDAQLPPIGAGSPLSDAIALKLAPTVMLTQIYRQREEQAIALIANDIRKGMIPPYQDEYEDFTFIPVELSNRHALKNMLSGTEYDEAIHTQNHNLLAAVAEVTLQYLPLSREKLQTKQIREYLNAFQVISPMRGNTLGVDNLNLLLQNYFNPNPKKKITTFKGEFRLHDKVVHTKNENILSYTPEGFKSGEEPIERRIFNGMCGLIFRLDEEEELCYVFYPNEELIVQYKYEQISEFLNLSYALSVHKVQGMEYERVVMVMSFSHHIMLNTKLLYTALTRAKGHCIVIGESGAFESACRRLEQSKRSTVMQEIN, translated from the coding sequence ATGCAAACCCTCATCGGTCAAATCGATCGGATCATCTATCAAAATAACGGTTTCTTTATCGCCGCACTCAAAAGCGGAGATAAAATCAGTGCCCACTATTACGAAAGCGATGTCGACCATCTCGTAAATGCCGCTGTCACGCTCAAGGGTTCATGGGAAGAACATCGCCAGTATGGACGAACGTTTAAAGCCCACTCCCTTATCGTCAATCAAAACGAACTCTTCTTTTTTCTCAACCGCGTCGTCAAAGGGTTTACCAAAAAACTCACCGCCGAACTGATTGAAAAATACGGGACAGACGGACTGATCGATATTTTAGACAACGATATCGAGCGTCTCATGGAGATCAAAGGGATGAACGAAAAGCGTCTCCTAAAACTCTCTACCGGATGGAAACAGTTCCGTTCCATGCGTCTTTTAGGGGAGTTTTTAGCTCCATTCGGCGTCACTCCCGCTTTGCTTCGGCTGATTGCAGGGGCGATGAAAGAGGTAAAAGATCCTATCGAAGCGATCAAAAATAATCCGTACGGATTGATGCGTATCAACGGTATCGGGTTTAAAAAAGCCGATGAAATCGCACTCAACATGGGACTTAAAACGGATGATGACCGACGCATCCAGGCAGCCATGGAATACACTCTCGGCGAATACTGCGACCAAGAAGGAAACAGCTGTATCGAAAGAGACGCCCTGTTTCATAAACTCGATCAACTTTTATCACTCGGCCATCATGACCGGTACGATGAAGCACTCGACGATCGTCTGCGGGAAGGGAGCATTACACTTTTGCCCAGTTTAAAACTCTCCCCTACCCGTATCTACGAAGCTGAAATACTTTTAACTAATGAATTTAAACGTCGGGGTAAAAGCAAAAACGAGCCTCTCACGGATGATCTGGAAACATTTTTAAAGAGCCAATCTCTCACTCTCGGAGAACAGCAGTATTCGGCGCTGGAACTCATCAATCAAGGGTGCGGATTAATCTTTCTCGTCGGGTATGCCGGGACAGGGAAAAGTACTACGGCAAAAGCGCTTCTCGATCTCCTATGCACCCGTTATGATCCAAACCTCATCATGACCTGTGCACTCAGCGGAATCGCTTCTCAGCGGATACGTGAACGCAGCGGTTATCAAAGTGCCACGATCCAAAGCTTATTGGTGAAATTCGAATCACAAGACACTATGCCCTATAAAGTGATTCTCATCGATGAAGCATCGATGATCAATTCGCTCCTCTTTGCACGACTGATAGCAAAAGTAGAGAGGGATGCAACCGTCATTATCGTCGGTGACGATGCACAGCTCCCACCGATCGGTGCAGGCAGCCCACTTAGTGATGCGATTGCCCTCAAACTAGCACCTACAGTGATGTTGACCCAAATCTATCGCCAACGCGAAGAACAAGCAATCGCCCTCATCGCCAACGATATACGCAAAGGAATGATCCCCCCCTATCAGGACGAGTATGAAGACTTTACTTTTATCCCTGTCGAACTTTCCAATCGCCATGCCCTCAAAAATATGTTGAGCGGTACGGAATACGACGAAGCAATCCATACTCAAAACCACAACCTTTTGGCTGCAGTTGCCGAAGTGACACTGCAATATCTGCCTCTATCGCGTGAAAAGCTCCAAACCAAACAGATACGTGAATACCTCAACGCGTTTCAGGTGATCTCTCCGATGCGCGGAAATACTTTGGGAGTTGACAATCTCAACCTGCTCCTCCAAAATTATTTTAATCCGAATCCAAAAAAGAAAATCACTACCTTCAAAGGGGAATTTCGGCTCCACGATAAAGTGGTTCATACCAAAAATGAAAATATTCTCTCCTACACGCCTGAAGGTTTTAAAAGTGGGGAAGAGCCGATTGAGAGAAGAATTTTCAACGGTATGTGCGGATTGATCTTTCGCCTCGACGAAGAAGAAGAGCTCTGCTATGTCTTTTATCCCAATGAAGAGCTGATTGTCCAATACAAATACGAGCAAATCAGTGAATTTCTCAATCTCTCCTATGCCCTGAGTGTCCATAAAGTACAAGGGATGGAATACGAGAGGGTCGTAATGGTTATGAGTTTTTCTCACCATATCATGCTTAACACCAAACTCCTCTACACGGCATTGACACGGGCAAAAGGGCATTGTATCGTGATCGGGGAATCCGGTGCGTTTGAATCGGCGTGCAGGCGGCTCGAACAGTCCAAACGTTCAACCGTTATGCAAGAAATAAATTAG
- a CDS encoding DUF3972 domain-containing protein: protein MQGHWMSIDDYAHMTHLDRSAVEALIVRGKLTTVVEDGEVFIDPGHGMAGIVPSSLHELSESHADVTLGASFVEKTIGTIINLHEKVLVAKEETIESIKNENLFLKEALGSLQELYDEDRKTIATLTEQLRLSQQEVEFMRRKYKLMWGKVIDEYGAQ from the coding sequence ATGCAAGGGCACTGGATGAGTATTGATGATTACGCTCATATGACACACCTCGATCGCAGTGCGGTTGAGGCTTTGATTGTCCGAGGCAAACTGACTACCGTTGTGGAAGATGGGGAAGTCTTTATCGATCCGGGTCACGGCATGGCCGGGATTGTCCCATCGAGTCTGCATGAGCTCAGTGAATCCCATGCTGATGTTACACTGGGTGCGAGTTTCGTCGAAAAAACAATCGGTACGATCATCAATCTTCATGAAAAAGTGCTTGTTGCCAAAGAAGAGACGATAGAGTCGATCAAAAATGAAAATCTTTTTCTAAAAGAGGCCCTCGGGTCACTTCAAGAGCTTTATGATGAAGATCGTAAAACAATCGCAACCCTCACCGAACAGCTCCGTCTCTCCCAACAAGAAGTTGAGTTTATGCGTCGTAAATACAAGCTCATGTGGGGAAAAGTAATCGATGAGTATGGAGCGCAATGA
- a CDS encoding cytochrome-c peroxidase — MKTLILSTIVATSVMGASLIDEAKTAGLKPIPANPKALEKLTSNPKNPTTSAKVELGKMLYFDPRLSKSGLVSCNTCHNLAIGGTDGMSAAIGHKWTANPHGLSSPTVYNAVFYSQQFWDGRSPHLEDQAQGPIQAGPEMAAPKDFVTGVVNSMPEYVKMFQKAYGKDVKITFEKVADTIAVFERTLVTPSRYDDFLSGNKKALTSAEQKGLKTFIDKGCTTCHNDIALGGTMQAFGVVAPYKYMNVGDFKGDKNGMVRVPTLRNVTQTAPYFHNGQMATLPDAIKEMGRIQLGVNLNDEEIASIQTFLKSLDGRKPTIIYPMLPASTATTPKVDVVNN, encoded by the coding sequence ATGAAAACACTCATTCTTTCCACAATCGTTGCCACATCTGTCATGGGAGCTTCCCTCATCGATGAAGCAAAAACAGCTGGGTTGAAACCGATTCCTGCCAATCCGAAAGCACTTGAAAAGCTCACTTCAAATCCTAAAAATCCGACCACTTCAGCGAAAGTGGAACTGGGAAAAATGCTCTATTTTGATCCTCGACTTTCTAAAAGCGGTTTGGTCAGTTGTAATACCTGTCATAACCTTGCTATCGGCGGAACAGACGGTATGAGTGCCGCAATCGGCCATAAATGGACAGCTAATCCGCACGGTTTGAGTTCACCGACAGTATACAATGCCGTATTCTATAGCCAACAATTCTGGGATGGACGCAGCCCGCATCTCGAAGACCAAGCCCAAGGACCGATCCAAGCCGGACCTGAAATGGCTGCCCCGAAAGATTTCGTAACCGGTGTTGTCAACTCAATGCCTGAATACGTCAAAATGTTCCAAAAAGCATACGGAAAAGATGTCAAAATCACATTTGAAAAAGTAGCCGATACGATTGCGGTATTCGAGCGCACTCTTGTAACCCCTTCACGCTATGATGATTTCCTAAGCGGCAACAAAAAAGCGCTTACATCTGCAGAGCAAAAAGGGCTTAAAACCTTTATCGACAAAGGGTGTACAACGTGTCATAACGACATCGCTCTAGGTGGGACGATGCAAGCTTTCGGTGTTGTAGCACCGTATAAATATATGAACGTAGGGGACTTCAAAGGGGATAAAAACGGAATGGTCCGTGTACCGACATTGCGTAACGTAACTCAAACTGCGCCATATTTCCATAACGGTCAAATGGCAACACTTCCTGATGCGATTAAAGAGATGGGTCGTATCCAACTCGGTGTTAATTTGAATGACGAAGAAATCGCATCAATCCAAACATTTTTAAAATCACTCGACGGCAGAAAACCGACGATTATTTATCCGATGCTTCCGGCATCCACCGCGACTACGCCTAAAGTGGACGTCGTAAATAACTAA
- a CDS encoding ARMT1-like domain-containing protein, translating into MTIQNECIGCITAQSKRVCEAIHADAALSERIVQYVETSLQNADFTLSPPVVAAPLYEHMAVLADTNDLYEHQKQHATQQANSYIPFLQESITQSDDPFIATLKTAVVGNVIDLAAEVSFDLHEAINSVFTTPFSHDDSTQLSETLKRSKTVLYIGDNAGEHIFDGLTIQSLQKLYPHTVFTYMVRGNPIINDVTMREALEAGMDSICTVMDSGVPTPGFVYELASSEAQNLFETADLIIAKGMGNYECMTPQKRHNICFLLKVKCSVVAASLGREIGDIICKLD; encoded by the coding sequence ATGACCATACAAAATGAATGCATTGGGTGTATCACAGCCCAAAGTAAACGGGTTTGTGAAGCAATCCATGCGGATGCAGCTTTGAGTGAACGTATTGTTCAGTACGTAGAAACATCACTCCAAAATGCAGACTTTACCCTCTCGCCTCCCGTCGTTGCGGCACCGCTTTATGAACATATGGCGGTATTAGCGGACACTAACGATCTCTACGAACATCAAAAACAGCACGCAACGCAGCAAGCCAATTCATACATACCGTTTTTGCAAGAGAGTATTACACAAAGCGATGATCCGTTTATAGCGACACTGAAAACTGCCGTAGTGGGCAATGTTATCGATCTGGCTGCTGAAGTGAGTTTCGACCTGCATGAAGCAATCAATTCCGTATTTACCACCCCATTTTCCCATGATGACAGTACACAGTTATCGGAGACTCTAAAACGTTCTAAAACCGTCCTCTATATCGGTGACAATGCAGGTGAACATATCTTCGATGGATTGACGATACAATCCCTTCAAAAACTCTATCCCCATACAGTATTTACCTATATGGTTCGCGGGAATCCGATCATCAACGATGTAACAATGCGAGAAGCTCTCGAAGCGGGTATGGACTCTATTTGCACCGTAATGGACAGCGGCGTCCCGACTCCCGGATTTGTCTATGAGCTGGCATCTTCCGAAGCCCAAAACCTCTTTGAAACCGCGGATCTGATTATCGCAAAAGGGATGGGAAACTACGAGTGTATGACCCCGCAAAAACGGCATAACATCTGCTTCTTACTCAAAGTAAAATGCTCAGTTGTCGCAGCATCATTGGGAAGAGAGATCGGAGATATCATCTGTAAGCTGGACTAA
- a CDS encoding Na+/H+ antiporter NhaC family protein — MAVLAGEFIIAGFHPIDALVLTAERFGGLLSEGWVLKTLAFAIMVGSVMALIERSGGVDGLVHELSVKRSWVNSKRGALMPSFIAGIIVFIESSITSLVAGAIGRPFCDRYGISRAKLAFVCDSTSAPVCSLIPLNGWGALLLGLIGGQITAGLIGGESATWLVQSIAFNFYAFVALIITFIAVWFEIDIGPMRNAAIVPPNTIECEDERGHFGLFLWPMVWMIGGVIAFMVITGGGDILKGSGSTSIFYTLIITLILMWGYYRFKNALTSHDFFSASLKGAKAMAPIAAILLFAFAIGGVSSDMEVGKYLASFIGSYLPSAYLGGAIFVLAAIIAFATGTSWGTFSIMLPIAVPLAVGLDAPVALCMGAVISGGVFGDHCSPISDTTIISSMASGCEVGEHVRTQLPYALIAAGISFILFVLFGIALT; from the coding sequence ATGGCCGTTCTCGCGGGCGAGTTTATCATTGCAGGCTTTCACCCTATCGATGCACTTGTTTTAACGGCTGAGCGTTTTGGTGGATTGCTCAGTGAAGGGTGGGTGCTCAAAACACTCGCGTTTGCCATCATGGTCGGCTCTGTCATGGCACTCATAGAGCGAAGCGGAGGTGTGGACGGACTGGTCCATGAACTGAGCGTCAAACGTTCCTGGGTGAACAGCAAACGGGGTGCACTCATGCCCAGCTTTATCGCCGGTATTATCGTTTTTATCGAGTCATCCATAACCTCTCTCGTTGCCGGAGCGATCGGACGCCCTTTTTGCGACCGATACGGTATCAGCCGTGCCAAACTGGCATTTGTCTGCGACTCCACCTCTGCACCGGTATGTTCGCTCATCCCGCTAAATGGATGGGGAGCCCTTTTACTGGGACTCATCGGAGGACAAATCACGGCCGGACTGATCGGAGGTGAGAGCGCAACATGGCTCGTTCAGTCGATAGCTTTTAATTTCTACGCATTCGTTGCCCTGATCATTACCTTTATTGCCGTTTGGTTTGAAATCGATATCGGACCGATGCGTAACGCAGCCATTGTTCCCCCGAATACTATAGAATGCGAGGATGAGAGAGGTCACTTTGGGCTCTTTTTATGGCCGATGGTATGGATGATCGGAGGGGTTATCGCGTTCATGGTCATCACCGGAGGAGGAGATATTCTCAAAGGGTCCGGTTCAACCTCGATTTTTTATACCCTCATTATTACACTGATACTTATGTGGGGATATTATCGATTTAAAAATGCTCTTACGTCCCATGATTTTTTTTCAGCCTCACTGAAAGGGGCAAAAGCAATGGCTCCGATTGCCGCTATTTTACTGTTTGCTTTTGCCATCGGCGGAGTCAGTTCGGATATGGAAGTAGGCAAATATCTGGCCTCTTTTATCGGAAGCTATTTGCCTTCGGCCTATTTAGGCGGAGCCATTTTCGTTCTGGCGGCAATTATCGCATTTGCAACCGGTACAAGCTGGGGAACGTTTAGTATTATGCTCCCTATCGCCGTTCCATTGGCCGTCGGACTCGATGCACCCGTTGCACTCTGTATGGGTGCCGTCATTTCAGGGGGGGTTTTCGGCGATCATTGCTCCCCTATCTCCGATACCACGATTATCTCTTCGATGGCATCGGGATGCGAAGTGGGTGAACATGTCCGAACTCAACTCCCATACGCCCTTATTGCAGCCGGTATATCCTTTATTTTATTTGTACTTTTTGGAATCGCACTAACATGA
- a CDS encoding acyl-CoA acyltransferase, giving the protein MTITVRKASEADIDIIAQALIEGSRGGKKIGLFDLVFNTSDNELLLGHLKRLALTTTKSYCHFSNFFIAVSGATTVGTICGYEPRIATHEIFSKALEEIGFDETYHERIAAYLLCEGDVDNKTFVLDFMLVKPEFKTIDVFKELISKSMLTARLKGYRKVQTSVEIGMVETEMIFKKLGFEVIDEKRSEYYKEQFDRPGIMRLQMIL; this is encoded by the coding sequence ATGACAATTACCGTTCGTAAAGCATCTGAGGCGGATATTGACATTATTGCCCAAGCATTAATCGAGGGTTCGCGTGGCGGGAAGAAGATCGGATTGTTTGATTTGGTCTTTAATACCTCGGATAATGAGTTACTCCTCGGACATCTAAAACGTTTAGCCCTCACGACAACCAAAAGTTACTGTCATTTCTCAAACTTTTTTATTGCGGTTAGCGGTGCAACTACCGTAGGTACGATTTGCGGCTATGAACCCCGTATCGCAACCCACGAAATCTTTTCAAAAGCACTCGAAGAGATCGGATTTGACGAAACCTACCACGAACGTATCGCTGCCTATCTGCTGTGCGAAGGGGATGTCGACAACAAAACCTTTGTACTTGATTTTATGTTGGTCAAGCCGGAATTTAAAACCATCGATGTATTCAAAGAACTGATCAGTAAAAGTATGCTTACCGCGCGCTTAAAAGGGTACCGTAAAGTTCAAACCTCCGTCGAAATCGGCATGGTAGAGACAGAGATGATCTTCAAAAAACTTGGTTTCGAAGTGATTGATGAAAAACGAAGTGAATACTACAAAGAACAGTTCGACCGTCCCGGTATTATGCGTCTTCAGATGATACTGTAA
- the glyQ gene encoding glycine--tRNA ligase subunit alpha, with protein MITFGDMLLKLQQFWNDQGCAIVQPYDIAAGAGTFHPATFLRSLDSKPWSVAYVAPSRRPTDGRYGENPNRLGSYYQFQVLIKPSPENIQELYLKSLEYLGLNLKDHDIRFVEDNWESPTLGAWGLGWEVWLNGMEVTQFTYFQQVGGVSCDPVAVEITYGTERLAMYLQGVDTVFDIVWSENVFGKTLYRDIHKEGEIEFSKYNFEIADTAMLFAEFEAKAAECKRCLDAELPLPAYDLCMMASHTFNTLDARKAISVTERANYILKIRELARGCAELYKSQEEERNLRVKA; from the coding sequence ATGATTACGTTTGGCGATATGCTTTTAAAACTTCAACAATTTTGGAATGATCAAGGATGTGCGATTGTCCAGCCTTACGATATTGCCGCCGGTGCAGGAACCTTTCACCCCGCTACTTTTTTACGCTCGCTCGATTCCAAACCGTGGTCAGTCGCCTATGTCGCACCGAGCCGACGTCCGACAGACGGACGTTACGGAGAAAATCCGAACCGTTTGGGAAGTTACTATCAGTTTCAAGTGCTGATCAAACCGAGTCCGGAGAATATACAAGAACTGTATCTCAAAAGTTTGGAATATTTGGGACTTAATCTCAAAGATCACGATATCCGTTTTGTCGAGGATAACTGGGAGTCTCCGACTCTTGGAGCATGGGGACTGGGCTGGGAAGTATGGCTTAACGGTATGGAAGTCACCCAATTCACCTATTTTCAGCAAGTAGGGGGGGTCAGCTGTGATCCCGTCGCCGTCGAGATTACTTACGGTACAGAGCGTTTGGCTATGTATTTGCAAGGGGTCGATACCGTATTCGATATCGTATGGAGCGAAAACGTATTCGGAAAGACGCTATACCGCGATATTCACAAAGAGGGGGAAATCGAGTTTAGCAAATACAATTTCGAAATTGCCGATACCGCAATGCTCTTTGCCGAATTCGAAGCCAAAGCTGCCGAATGCAAACGATGCCTTGATGCGGAACTTCCTCTTCCGGCATACGATCTGTGCATGATGGCATCCCATACGTTTAATACTCTCGATGCACGTAAAGCGATCTCCGTCACGGAACGGGCAAACTACATCCTCAAAATCCGTGAACTAGCCCGCGGGTGTGCCGAGTTGTATAAGTCACAAGAAGAGGAAAGAAACCTCCGCGTAAAAGCCTGA
- a CDS encoding L,D-transpeptidase family protein — protein sequence MLKTIPIFFSSFFFFTLHASEQLIVVLSPELNSTAATMQRYEKHTAWEKIGEKIPVTLGRSGLGYASGKTPLKNEGDGRSPAGVFRISSAFGYDEHPNGLMPYYYADDKLICVDDVEDSRYNTFAFLDPRNLPKSFETMRRNDEVYRNGAVIGYNTTGEKGRGSCIFIHLNHSDHRPTSGCTAMEEAPLKELLGWLDPQKNPQILQIPMSDCAEYQKEFEGIKCE from the coding sequence ATGTTAAAAACAATTCCAATCTTCTTTAGCTCTTTTTTCTTTTTCACCCTTCATGCTTCGGAACAATTAATAGTGGTGCTTTCCCCTGAGCTAAACTCGACTGCTGCGACGATGCAGCGATATGAGAAACATACGGCTTGGGAGAAAATCGGCGAAAAAATTCCGGTTACATTGGGTCGAAGCGGGTTAGGGTATGCGAGTGGAAAAACACCTCTAAAAAATGAGGGGGATGGCCGTTCTCCTGCAGGGGTATTTAGGATCAGTTCTGCATTTGGCTACGATGAACATCCCAATGGGTTGATGCCCTATTATTATGCTGATGACAAACTGATCTGTGTTGATGACGTTGAAGACTCTCGTTACAACACATTTGCTTTTCTTGATCCGCGCAATCTTCCGAAAAGTTTTGAAACGATGCGCCGTAATGATGAGGTATACCGTAACGGAGCAGTAATCGGATATAACACGACGGGGGAAAAAGGGAGAGGTTCGTGTATCTTTATCCATCTCAACCACAGTGATCATCGCCCGACATCCGGATGTACGGCAATGGAGGAAGCACCGCTCAAAGAGCTGCTCGGGTGGTTAGACCCGCAAAAAAATCCTCAAATTTTACAGATACCGATGAGTGATTGCGCAGAGTATCAAAAAGAGTTTGAGGGAATTAAATGTGAGTGA